In Primulina huaijiensis isolate GDHJ02 chromosome 6, ASM1229523v2, whole genome shotgun sequence, a single window of DNA contains:
- the LOC140979669 gene encoding 26S proteasome regulatory subunit 4 homolog A produces MGNSTSGGLNRQLPGDRKNGGDKKEKKFEPAAPPSRVGRKQRKQKGPEAAARLPTVNPLTKCKLRLLKMERIKDYLLMEEEFVANQERLKPQEEKTEEDRSKVDDLRGTPMSVGNLEELIDENHAIVSSSVGPEYYVGILSFVDKDQLEPGCAILMHNKVLSVVGLLQDEVDPMVSVMKVEKAPLESYADIGGLDAQIQEIKEAVELPLTHPELYEDIGIKPPKGVILYGEPGTGKTLLAKAVANSTSATFLRVVGSELIQKYLGDGPKLVRELFRVADDLSPSIVFIDEIDAVGTKRYDAHSGGEREIQRTMLELLNQLDGFDSRGDVKVILATNKIESLDPALLRPGRIDRKIEFPLPDIKTRRRIFQIHTSRMTLADDVNLEEFVMTKDEFSGADIKAICTEAGLLALRERRMKVTHADFKKAKDKVMFKKKEGVPEGLYM; encoded by the exons atgggtaATAGCACTTCTGGTGGTTTGAACCGGCAACTCCCGGGGGATCGGAAAAACGGCGGTGATAAGAAGGAGAAGAAATTCGAGCCGGCTGCGCCACCGTCTCGTGTGGGACGGAAGCAGCGAAAACAGAAGGGTCCAGAAGCAGCGGCTCGGCTGCCGACGGTGAATCCTTTGACGAAGTGCAAGCTACGGCTTTTGAAGATGGAGCGAATCAAAGACTATCTGTTGATGGAAGAGGAGTTCGTTGCCAATCAAGAGAGGCTGAAGCCGCAGGAGGAGAAGACTGAGGAGGACCGATCGAAGGTTGATGATTTACGGGGGACGCCCATGAGTGTTGGAAATTTAGAGGAGCTGATTGATGAGAATCACGCCATTGTATCGTCGTCCGTGGGGCCAGAGTACTACGTTGGGATCTTGTCGTTCGTGGATAAGGATCAGCTCGAGCCTGGATGTGCTATTCTTATGCACAATAAG gTCCTTTCTGTTGTTGGGCTGCTTCAGGATGAAGTTGATCCAATGGTATCCGTCATGAAGGTTGAAAAGGCTCCATTGGAGTCTTATGCTGATATCGGTGGGCTTGATGCTCAGATTCAGGAGATTAAAGAGGCGGTTGAGCTTCCATTGACTCACCCTGAATTGTACGAGGACATTGGAATTAAACCTCCTAAGGGCGTCATCCTTTACGGAGAACCTGGAACTGGAAAAACACTGCTGGCAAAG GCTGTGGCAAACTCTACATCAGCCACTTTCTTGCGTGTTGTTGGTAGTGAGTTAATTCAGAAGTACCTGGGAGATGGTCCAAAATTGGTGAGAGAATTGTTTAGAGTTGCTGATGACCTCTCTCCATCTATTGTCTTTATTGATGAAATTGATGCAGTGGGCACAAAAAG GTATGATGCTCATTCCGGCGGTGAACGTGAAATTCAGAGGACTATGTTAGAATTGCTGAACCAGTTAGATGGATTTGATTCAAGAGGAGATGTTAAAGTAATTCTTGCCACAAATAAAATCGAAAGTCTTGATCCTGCCCTTCTTCGACCTGGTAGAATAGACCGGAAAATTGAATTCCCTCTTCCAGATATCAAGACAAGGAGGCGTATTTTTCAG ATACACACGTCAAGGATGACGTTGGCTGATGATGTCAACCTTGAAGAATTTGTTATGACCAAGGATGAGTTTTCTGGAGCAGATATCAAGGCTATATGTACTGAAGCTGGTCTGCTTGCTTTGAGAGAGCGTCGCATGAAG GTGACACATGCCGATTTCAAGAAGGCCAAGGACAAGGTTATGTTCAAGAAGAAAGAAGGCGTACCAGAGGGTCTTTATATGTGA
- the LOC140978654 gene encoding putative pentatricopeptide repeat-containing protein At3g11460, mitochondrial: MIILPSSNFHEQQNLVLSMKIGYFLQTKKIAATAIDGKWNTQLRELSKQGLYSQALILYLHMLRSGATPNAFTFPFVLKSSAALSLKLSGTQIHCHIVKSGCHSEPFIQTALISMYCGFSLVDHAYNVFDESPEARRLTVCYNALISGYVRKTRLSNGLVFLSEMRMKGVQLNAVTILGLVPGCTVSTHLDLGMSLHCLALKSGLGSDFSVGNCFLSMYVRCGSVQMARKLFDEIPEKGLITWNAMISGYSQNGHGMEVLDLYQDMQTSGIFPDEVTLVGVLSSCANLGAQRIGRDLEKKIENFGYGSNTFLNNALINMYARCGNLSKARAIFDAVPEKSLVSWTAIIGGYGMHGQGKVSVELFDQMIGTGIEPDKAVFVSVLTACSHAGLTEKGLDYFFSMEKNYNLKPNTEHYSCVVDLLGRAGQLSKALDIIELMPVKPDGPVWGALLGACKIHKNVELAKLAFDKVVQLEPTNIGYYVLLSNIYSEANDMEGISRIRVMMRERGIRKDPGYSYIEREGKVHLFMAGDESHPQAKEIYNMYRKLEGLVEPNNRAISSSTSVHSERLAIAFALLNSTEEEICVIKNLRICADCHIFVKSVSKFVNFEFIVRDATRFHHFKDGSCSCNDFW; the protein is encoded by the coding sequence ATGATCATCTTACCGAGCTCTAACTTCCATGAGCAACAAAACTTGGTGCTATCCATGAAGATTGGGTACTTCCTCCAAACCAAGAAAATCGCCGCTACCGCAATCGATGGCAAATGGAACACACAGCTGAGAGAGCTCTCAAAACAGGGTCTATACAGCCAGGCCCTGATTCTGTACCTTCACATGTTGAGATCTGGTGCCACCCCGAATGCCTTCACATTTCCGTTTGTGCTCAAGTCCTCGGCCGCCTTGTCTCTAAAACTCTCCGGCACCCAAATTCACTGCCACATCGTAAAGTCCGGTTGTCACTCCGAACCCTTCATCCAGACAGCTTTAATTTCTATGTACTGTGGGTTTTCTTTGGTTGATCATGCGTACAATGTGTTTGATGAAAGTCCTGAAGCGAGAAGATTAACTGTCTGCTACAATGCCTTGATATCTGGGTACGTGCGGAAGACAAGATTATCAAATGGGTTGGTTTTTCTAAGCGAAATGAGGATGAAAGGGGTGCAGCTCAATGCCGTAACGATTTTGGGATTGGTTCCAGGGTGTACGGTTTCGACACACTTGGATTTGGGAATGTCATTGCATTGCCTGGCTTTGAAATCAGGTTTGGGCAGTGATTTTTCCGTGGGTAATTGCTTTCTGTCTATGTATGTTCGTTGTGGGTCAGTTCAGATGGCAAGAAAATTGTTTGATGAGATACCCGAAAAAGGTTTGATCACTTGGAATGCCATGATATCCGGGTATTCACAAAACGGGCATGGAATGGAGGTTTTGGATCTTTACCAGGATATGCAAACATCCGGAATATTCCCGGACGAGGTGACATTGGTTGGTGTCTTATCCTCATGCGCTAACCTCGGTGCACAAAGAATTGGCCGCGATTTGGAAAAGAAGATAGAGAATTTCGGATATGGATCAAATACCTTCTTAAACAATGCCTTGATTAATATGTATGCTAGATGTGGTAATTTGTCAAAAGCTAGGGCTATATTTGATGCTGTGCCAGAGAAGAGTTTAGTCTCATGGACTGCAATTATTGGCGGTTATGGCATGCATGGGCAAGGAAAGGTTTCTGTGGAGCTCTTCGATCAGATGATTGGAACCGGCATTGAACCAGATAAGGCAGTTTTTGTTAGTGTTTTGACTGCATGCAGTCATGCAGGGCTAACAGAGAAGGGgttggattattttttttccatggAGAAGAATTACAATTTAAAGCCCAACACCGAACATTACTCTTGTGTTGTGGATCTCCTGGGGCGAGCAGGACAGTTATCTAAAGCTCTCGACATCATTGAGTTGATGCCGGTGAAACCGGATGGTCCTGTATGGGGAGCCCTTTTGGGTGCTTGCAAGATTCATAAAAATGTGGAGTTAGCAAAGTTGGCTTTTGACAAGGTTGTGCAACTTGAACCTACAAACATAGgttattatgtattattatcTAATATATACTCAGAAGCAAATGACATGGAAGGAATTTCGAGGATTCGGGTAATGATGCGCGAACGAGGGATCAGAAAGGATCCGGGCTATAGCTATATCGAACGAGAAGGAAAAGTCCACCTCTTCATGGCTGGAGACGAAAGTCACCCTCAGGCAAAAGAgatatataatatgtatagaAAGTTGGAGGGCTTAGTCGAACCGAACAACCGAGCAATCTCTAGTAGCACGTCTGTGCACAGTGAAAGGCTGGCGATTGCATTTGCATTATTGAATAGTACAGAGGAGGAGATTTGTGTCATAAAAAACTTGAGGATTTGTGCAGATTGTCATATATTTGTAAAATCAGTGAGCAAATTCGTAAATTTTGAGTTTATAGTTAGAGATGCTACACGTTTTCACCATTTTAAGGATGGCTCATGTTCTTGTAATGACTTTTGGTGA
- the LOC140979941 gene encoding replication protein A 70 kDa DNA-binding subunit D-like → MLGSSTRPGYRSMEDKCTTLEHLKPDLHNWFVKVFVSEKTPIRFTKWGRQQKLVFTDKEQNTSMQCIIYENDVDQFDKLLTSYKTYYVGNAKIKEISGNTPILAASKYQMILNRSAYIKLTAEEDQLPVAPAYHLTPFAQCHELADVANKQINLLCSVIHVFPARYIEKTKRNLQDFVVVNEERTPLILTLWEEFLQSEATYLAENAHNMPIILGMRLSVNTFYGLSIGTFPNSTILFDPPLPQTEQLKLWMKSNKEYVEAVISQRLYEKENQSIYQPFEYQIRKISQILSLTEMVKSFWVRARLKITDLERGLYFLACPSCSRPCGAAYTYEFTCFYCNHDFPSPKPLLRFQAELFDGTGSLNAYVEHKEATILLGMSAEDIITAEHEGRQLKSYEINEKIKDLQFLFQIRTSRNEARGRSFVRNTVIACLQPIELSSTSHSSEEKSSSLHVHKELLPDVTTLDFQESSSTVQEAPLPTDQIEHHPSTSVKRKLNSKEDIAQRDLKYAKED, encoded by the exons ATCAATGGAAGATAAGTGCACAACGCTTGAACATCTAAAACCTGATCTTCACAACTGGTTCGTCAAAGTTTTTGTGTCAGAGAAAACACCAATCCGCTTTACAAAATGGGGAAGACAACAAAAACTTGTTTTTACTGACAAAGAG CAGAATACAAGCATGCAGTGCATCATTTACGAAAATGATGTCGACCAATTTGACAAATTGCTTACGTCGTACAAAACATACTATGTGGGCAatgcaaaaattaaagaaataagtGGCAACACCCCAATTCTGGCAGCTTCCAAATATCAAATGATCCTTAATAGAAGTGCCTACATCAAGCTTACCGCTGAGGAAGATCAGTTACCTGTTGCCCCTGCCTATCATTTGACACCATTTGCACAATGTCATGAATTAGCAGATGTTGCAAACAAACAAATAA aTTTGTTATGCAGCGTCATACATGTCTTCCCAGCACGCTACATCGAAAAAACTAAAAGAAACTTACAGGATTTTGTAGTTGTCAATGAAGA GCGTACACCCTTAATCCTTACATTGTGGGAGGAATTTCTTCAAAGCGAGGCAACCTatttagctgaaaatgctcacaATATGCCCATAATTTTAGGCATGCGGCTTTCTGTCAACACCTTCTATG GGCTGTCCATTGGAACATTTCCCAATAGCACTATTTTATTTGATCCTCCATTACCACAGACAGAGCAGTTGAAATTATG GATGAAATCTAACAAAGAATATGTAGAGGCTGTTATTTCCCAGAGGCTATATGAGAAAGAAAATCAGAGCATATACCAACCATTTGAATATCAGATTCGCAAAATCAGTCAAATTCTAAGCTTGACTGAAATG GTTAAATCTTTCTGGGTTAGGGCTAGACTAAAGATTACTGATCTAGAGCGCGGTCTATATTTTTTAGCATGCCCAAGCTGTTCTAGACCTTGTGGAGCAGCATATACATACGAATTCACGTGTTTCTACTGCAATCATGATTTTCCAAGTCCAAAACCACT ATTACGTTTTCAGGCAGAATTATTCGATGGGACTGGGAGTCTAAATGCCTACGTGGAACACAAGGAAGCAACAATCTTGTTAGGCATGTCAGCGGAAGATATCATTACAGCTGAACACGAG GGAAGACAGCTTAAATCTTACGAAATCaatgaaaaaatcaaagatttgcAATTTCTCTTCCAAATTAGAACATCCAGAAATGAAGCAAGGGGTAGAAGTTTCGTCAGGAACACAGTTATAGCATGCCTTCAACCAATAGAACTATCATCAACATCGCACTCTTCTGAAGAAAAGAGCTCATCTTTACATGTGCACAAAGAGTTGCTGCCAGATGTTACCACACTTGATTTTCAAGAAAGCTCCTCAACAGTACAAGAAGCACCTCTTCCAACAGATCAGATTGAACATCATCCCAGTACAAGTGttaaaagaaaactcaattcCAAAGAAGATATAGCACAGAGAGATCTGAAATATGCTAAAGAAGATTGA